A genomic segment from Pyrodictium occultum encodes:
- a CDS encoding putative metallopeptidase: MPRIRLVRDSRLGEALRLLVDALGLDYVDKSRLYAAWSRGARTRAYARIWGVPSPFTRLGLCSPMYVVELVSENFAHLGCRDRVAVLVHELLHIPRSFSGGLRSHGEWSRWSRLRRLADSLPGGVVERVCRLLESSLEELIGGGAGGDGQDLRAEGAP, encoded by the coding sequence TTGCCGAGGATCAGGCTTGTGCGCGACTCGAGGCTCGGGGAGGCCCTCCGACTCCTCGTGGACGCCCTCGGCCTGGACTACGTGGACAAGTCCAGGCTCTACGCCGCCTGGAGCAGGGGCGCCCGGACGCGAGCATACGCAAGGATATGGGGGGTTCCCAGCCCCTTCACCAGGCTGGGGCTCTGCAGCCCCATGTACGTGGTGGAGCTGGTCTCAGAGAACTTCGCCCACCTGGGCTGCCGCGACCGGGTGGCGGTGCTGGTGCACGAGCTGCTCCACATACCGCGGAGCTTTAGCGGGGGCCTCCGCAGCCACGGGGAGTGGAGCCGCTGGAGCAGGCTGAGGAGGCTGGCGGACAGCCTCCCCGGCGGCGTGGTTGAGAGGGTGTGCAGGCTCCTGGAGAGCTCTCTGGAGGAGCTTATAGGCGGGGGTGCAGGAGGCGATGGGCAAGATCTACGTGCTGAGGGAGCCCCGTAG
- a CDS encoding PhoH family protein, with product MGALLEKLKPMSPGQEEMLQALTSDEYEIVGLFGPTGSGKSLFSVLYGIDAVLEGKYKRLIISRPVVDVVTGRELTAQELGEQYYEIASAYLRDILAGFIEWQEVEKLIDEGKIMFADTHYLRGRTFDDSIIFLDDSQNIPPESSVEILMRIGRNSKFVIAGDPVFQKPHGVERDGATVMREVLVGEENAKVVDLGLKDIVRPGARRGIRLLIEMRMRNRPLNEAEKRVMEAARIYAPDADVITVVEFIDAKKQFQITAEHVPDALILVKEGYLGRLVGRGGERIQKIEQDTELRLRAVELTLDFTNIIRAVHPVSWIYKHVVDVDFEGPYLAVRVRSDEFGAFVGQRGFHVKFLDAVFRKLLGVGVKAYEVEEETRRRRRR from the coding sequence ATGGGGGCGCTGCTGGAGAAGCTTAAGCCCATGAGCCCCGGGCAGGAGGAGATGCTCCAGGCCCTCACAAGCGACGAGTACGAGATAGTAGGGCTCTTCGGCCCCACGGGGAGCGGTAAGAGCCTCTTCAGCGTCCTCTACGGGATCGACGCGGTGCTGGAGGGCAAGTACAAGAGGCTCATAATCTCGAGGCCCGTGGTCGACGTTGTCACGGGCAGGGAGCTCACGGCCCAGGAGCTGGGGGAGCAGTACTACGAGATAGCCTCGGCCTACCTCCGCGACATCCTGGCAGGCTTCATAGAGTGGCAGGAGGTAGAGAAGCTCATAGACGAGGGCAAGATAATGTTCGCCGACACCCACTACCTCCGCGGCAGGACTTTCGACGACTCAATAATCTTCCTAGACGACTCGCAGAACATCCCCCCGGAGAGCAGCGTTGAGATACTCATGAGGATAGGCAGGAACAGCAAGTTCGTCATAGCCGGCGACCCGGTGTTCCAGAAGCCCCACGGCGTGGAGCGCGACGGCGCCACCGTTATGAGGGAGGTACTGGTCGGCGAGGAGAATGCCAAGGTTGTAGACCTCGGGCTGAAGGACATAGTTAGGCCCGGCGCCCGCCGGGGGATAAGGCTCCTCATAGAGATGAGGATGAGGAACAGGCCCCTCAACGAGGCGGAGAAGAGGGTGATGGAGGCCGCCAGGATCTACGCCCCGGACGCCGACGTGATAACAGTGGTGGAGTTCATAGACGCCAAGAAGCAGTTCCAGATAACGGCCGAGCACGTGCCAGACGCCCTGATACTGGTGAAGGAGGGCTACCTGGGCAGGCTGGTGGGCCGCGGCGGCGAGAGGATACAGAAGATAGAGCAGGACACCGAGCTGAGGCTCCGCGCAGTGGAGCTGACACTAGACTTCACCAACATCATAAGGGCTGTACACCCTGTAAGCTGGATATACAAGCACGTGGTTGATGTGGACTTCGAGGGCCCCTACCTAGCGGTCCGGGTCCGGAGCGACGAGTTCGGCGCCTTCGTCGGCCAGCGCGGCTTCCACGTGAAGTTCCTGGACGCTGTGTTCAGGAAGCTGCTCGGCGTAGGGGTAAAGGCCTACGAGGTCGAGGAGGAGACTAGGCGTAGGAGGAGGCGCTAG
- a CDS encoding tRNA(Phe) 7-((3-amino-3-carboxypropyl)-4-demethylwyosine(37)-N(4))-methyltransferase: MAAGGGWQQAKMEAWRRLWEDLRIGYLDEDILDVLIEIFLRPWSYPKSSCSGRITVIDAAYPWAKDETMTVFKKHGRVGYEEIEGVLAKPWAHRLWLSVQGPIYHVYTASLEEARELLAAAREAGFKHSGVMVLGEAPLVELRTGVRADMLLADGDRVLVDREALHRMVDVANEVLARAKERNRRLLEALRRRRPGSLWGPAVEKARRLGLL, translated from the coding sequence GTGGCGGCGGGGGGCGGCTGGCAGCAGGCCAAGATGGAGGCCTGGCGGAGGCTCTGGGAGGACCTCAGGATAGGCTATCTCGACGAGGATATCCTAGACGTGCTGATCGAGATCTTCCTGCGGCCCTGGAGCTACCCGAAGAGCAGCTGTTCGGGCAGGATAACCGTGATAGACGCCGCCTACCCCTGGGCCAAGGACGAGACCATGACTGTTTTCAAGAAGCACGGGAGGGTGGGCTACGAGGAGATAGAGGGGGTGCTCGCGAAGCCCTGGGCCCACCGGCTCTGGCTGAGCGTGCAGGGGCCCATATACCACGTCTACACGGCCAGCCTGGAGGAGGCCAGGGAGCTGCTGGCTGCTGCGAGGGAGGCGGGGTTCAAGCACAGCGGGGTAATGGTGCTGGGCGAGGCCCCGCTGGTGGAGTTGCGGACGGGGGTGAGGGCGGACATGCTGCTGGCCGATGGAGACCGGGTGCTGGTTGACCGCGAGGCGCTCCACCGCATGGTGGACGTGGCTAACGAGGTCCTGGCGAGGGCTAAGGAGAGGAACCGGCGGCTCCTGGAGGCACTGCGGCGTAGGAGGCCTGGAAGCCTCTGGGGCCCGGCGGTGGAGAAGGCGCGGCGGCTCGGCCTCCTCTAG
- a CDS encoding CBS domain-containing protein, whose protein sequence is MVSSESAPPEELSVSDVMTVNVVTVRPDETAVEAARKMAENDVGSVVVVDEKGTILGIVTEGDIVRRVVARGLDPSKTRVEDIMTRNPVTIYEDATLAAAAEYMREKGIGHLPVVNEHGRLVGIISRSDIVRIAPGLIEILYLREGRGGGL, encoded by the coding sequence ATGGTGTCCTCTGAGAGTGCTCCCCCGGAGGAGCTGAGCGTCTCCGACGTTATGACGGTTAACGTTGTCACCGTTAGGCCCGACGAGACTGCCGTGGAGGCGGCACGCAAGATGGCCGAGAACGACGTGGGCAGTGTCGTGGTCGTGGACGAGAAGGGCACCATACTGGGGATAGTTACCGAGGGCGATATAGTGAGGAGGGTGGTGGCCCGGGGCCTGGACCCCTCCAAGACCCGGGTGGAGGACATAATGACCAGGAACCCGGTCACGATCTACGAGGACGCTACCCTCGCCGCTGCCGCGGAGTACATGAGGGAGAAGGGGATAGGCCACCTGCCGGTGGTGAACGAGCACGGCAGGCTCGTCGGGATAATATCGAGGAGCGATATAGTGAGGATAGCGCCTGGGCTCATCGAGATCCTCTACCTAAGGGAGGGCCGGGGAGGCGGACTCTAG
- a CDS encoding CBS domain-containing protein, whose protein sequence is MILLTVSGLEARVSDAFSPRYPYALPQTSIGELRRMVRELRLRLIPVVSDEKTMRLEGVVRRRALLTVTSTRAGVAARGLEEEPRLLLKPGEGLREAAGRMLELDEWYAPVVDDAGRLLGVLGLEGVIERLLESGEEFLEKPVSRLMETRLVYVEPGTPVYKVWQLMLSRGFSALPVVKDGRLVGVVAEHDLLARGFTRPDLESPSGLRRGPRVEEVMSTPPAAVEPDAPAAEAARLMLRRDIGRVYVVDEEGRLLGVVDRSDVVAAWLRGRPRSKVV, encoded by the coding sequence TTGATTCTACTAACGGTGTCGGGCCTGGAGGCACGTGTCTCAGACGCGTTCTCGCCCCGCTACCCCTACGCCCTGCCCCAGACGAGCATCGGCGAGCTGCGGCGCATGGTAAGGGAGCTGAGGCTGCGCCTAATCCCCGTGGTCTCCGACGAGAAGACCATGCGGCTCGAGGGCGTGGTCAGGAGGAGGGCCCTGCTGACGGTGACCAGCACCAGGGCGGGGGTGGCGGCTAGGGGCCTCGAGGAGGAGCCCAGGCTCCTCCTCAAGCCGGGCGAGGGGCTGCGGGAGGCGGCCGGCAGGATGCTGGAGCTTGACGAGTGGTACGCCCCCGTGGTGGACGATGCGGGCAGGCTGCTCGGCGTCCTGGGCCTCGAGGGGGTTATAGAGAGGCTCCTGGAGAGCGGGGAGGAGTTCCTCGAGAAGCCCGTGTCGCGGCTTATGGAGACCAGGCTCGTCTACGTCGAGCCCGGGACCCCGGTCTACAAGGTGTGGCAGCTAATGCTCTCCCGCGGCTTCTCAGCCCTCCCAGTCGTTAAGGACGGCAGGCTGGTGGGCGTTGTGGCTGAGCACGACCTGCTGGCCCGCGGGTTCACGAGGCCGGACCTCGAGTCCCCCTCGGGGCTGCGGAGGGGCCCCCGCGTGGAGGAGGTGATGTCCACCCCGCCGGCCGCGGTGGAGCCCGATGCCCCCGCCGCGGAGGCTGCTAGGCTCATGCTGCGCCGGGATATAGGCAGGGTGTACGTCGTGGATGAGGAGGGCAGGCTCCTCGGGGTCGTGGATAGAAGCGATGTGGTGGCTGCGTGGCTCCGGGGCCGCCCTCGGTCCAAGGTAGTTTAA
- a CDS encoding CBS domain-containing protein — translation MGAPRAPLPPRRPEGIRWLRSDGKPNFSDRIHRSEGDAKILARRPVYTTTKTTTILGLAEDMSRYRVRAMPVVSPSDEKLEGIVTATDLVSYLGGGDLYNIVVNRHRGNIFSALLKEHVSSIMNPNPVYVTVADKLPRILEIMVTRSVGVLPVVMEDGSLWGIITEHDLVEHLAEKRIGRKVSDIMTSNVITIDAKATLKEAAETMIKYGVRRLPIVEGGKLWGMITAKDIVRFFGSHDVFRYMEGDSMEEALRAPVKLVGLSGYVTVSPDADAGDAATLMREKGVSSLLVVKDGELVGIVTERDILYALATQPS, via the coding sequence GTGGGAGCGCCTAGAGCGCCCCTGCCCCCCAGGAGGCCGGAGGGTATTAGGTGGCTGAGGAGCGACGGGAAGCCGAACTTCAGCGACCGCATCCACAGGAGCGAGGGCGACGCCAAGATCCTGGCTAGGAGGCCCGTCTACACCACTACCAAGACCACCACCATACTGGGGCTGGCGGAGGATATGAGCCGCTACAGGGTAAGGGCTATGCCCGTGGTGTCGCCCAGCGACGAGAAGCTGGAGGGCATAGTCACCGCCACGGATCTCGTCAGCTACCTGGGCGGCGGCGACCTCTACAACATAGTTGTTAACAGGCACCGCGGCAACATCTTCTCCGCGCTGCTGAAGGAGCACGTCTCCTCCATCATGAACCCCAACCCCGTCTACGTAACCGTGGCGGATAAGCTGCCGAGGATACTGGAGATCATGGTTACCAGGAGCGTCGGTGTCCTACCCGTGGTGATGGAGGACGGTAGCCTCTGGGGGATCATAACCGAGCACGACCTGGTGGAGCACCTGGCCGAGAAGAGGATCGGCCGCAAAGTATCCGACATAATGACGAGTAACGTGATAACCATAGATGCTAAGGCCACGCTGAAAGAGGCAGCCGAGACTATGATAAAGTATGGTGTCAGGAGACTGCCCATAGTAGAGGGCGGCAAGCTCTGGGGCATGATAACGGCGAAGGATATCGTACGCTTCTTCGGCAGCCACGACGTCTTCCGCTACATGGAGGGCGATAGCATGGAGGAGGCGCTAAGGGCCCCGGTGAAGCTCGTCGGGCTCAGCGGCTACGTTACTGTTAGCCCCGACGCGGACGCCGGCGACGCGGCGACCCTGATGAGGGAGAAGGGTGTCAGTAGCCTCCTGGTGGTGAAGGACGGCGAGCTAGTGGGCATAGTTACTGAGAGGGACATACTCTACGCCCTCGCCACGCAGCCCTCCTAG
- a CDS encoding CBS domain-containing protein, with product MSYPRIADYMSSPVVAVRPGDSLAHARRLMIRHRVGRLVVVDEAEKPVGVVTKADFLKLASRRLRGRPLDSIPVAEVMTREPVVAKPGWPLREAARLMLQHGIGGLPVVGEDGRLVGIITKTDVVRAYAERLRGRGRAGDYMYSDAPRASPSHSLAYVVELLEGHPSRRVLVVDGGRLVGIIAPSDIAFASPAAALEEKKRIRRFAELPKGRLGPVYEPLLPTAEDVMTRDPVSVAPESDLAEAAGLMIEHGFSSVPVVEEGAPLGVVVKHNILRAI from the coding sequence ATGTCGTATCCCAGGATAGCGGACTACATGTCCTCCCCCGTCGTGGCTGTTAGGCCCGGGGATAGCCTCGCCCACGCCAGGAGGCTTATGATACGCCACCGGGTCGGAAGGCTCGTGGTGGTTGACGAGGCCGAGAAGCCCGTGGGAGTGGTCACAAAGGCTGACTTCCTCAAGCTGGCCTCCAGGAGGCTCCGGGGCAGGCCTCTCGACTCCATACCGGTCGCCGAGGTAATGACCAGGGAGCCTGTCGTGGCTAAGCCTGGCTGGCCCCTCCGGGAGGCCGCGAGGCTAATGCTCCAGCACGGCATTGGCGGGCTGCCGGTGGTCGGCGAGGACGGGAGGCTCGTGGGGATAATAACCAAGACCGACGTGGTGAGGGCCTACGCCGAGAGGCTCCGGGGCAGAGGCCGGGCCGGGGACTACATGTACAGCGACGCGCCGAGAGCCTCTCCTAGCCATAGCCTGGCCTACGTGGTGGAGCTGCTTGAGGGCCATCCCTCCCGCCGCGTGCTAGTGGTGGACGGCGGGAGGCTTGTAGGGATAATAGCGCCGAGCGACATAGCGTTCGCCTCCCCGGCCGCCGCTCTCGAGGAGAAGAAGAGGATTCGCCGGTTCGCCGAGCTGCCTAAGGGCAGGCTTGGCCCCGTCTACGAGCCCCTACTGCCCACGGCCGAGGACGTGATGACTCGGGACCCGGTCTCGGTCGCCCCGGAGAGCGACCTGGCCGAGGCGGCCGGGCTCATGATAGAGCACGGGTTCAGCTCTGTGCCCGTAGTGGAGGAGGGGGCTCCTCTGGGCGTAGTGGTCAAGCATAATATCTTGAGGGCGATATAA
- a CDS encoding HPP family protein, with the protein MDDVQCWRRTGMVEWKARDIMNTRYPAVDKDETLEQAVRVMRKHDSDRVLAFEDEKLVGIMTKKDIMMKLATLRTRNLVVGRLHVSSFMTPDPKTAGPEEDAASIAQRMIEEGVGSFPVVEGDRVVGLITRWEVARLVHELAPDVKAVDVMVTVPEVLRTTNKVLHARQLLLRYNILFLPVLDEEGRLVGYVTADEVADAFLAFHDIVPEKYRKERIEHLLVDDIIRLRPPTVSPDSSVAEALEKMEAKKSKGAVVVHEGRLVGIITLNELVKLVASRGR; encoded by the coding sequence GTGGACGACGTGCAGTGCTGGAGGCGTACCGGGATGGTGGAGTGGAAGGCCCGTGATATAATGAATACACGGTACCCGGCCGTGGATAAGGACGAGACCCTAGAGCAGGCCGTGAGGGTTATGAGGAAGCATGATAGCGACAGGGTGCTCGCATTCGAGGACGAGAAGCTCGTGGGCATAATGACGAAGAAGGATATAATGATGAAGCTGGCTACGCTGCGGACCCGCAACCTGGTGGTGGGGAGGCTCCACGTCTCGAGCTTCATGACGCCCGACCCGAAGACCGCTGGCCCGGAGGAGGATGCCGCGAGCATAGCGCAGAGGATGATAGAGGAGGGCGTGGGGAGCTTCCCCGTTGTTGAGGGCGACAGGGTTGTTGGCCTCATAACGCGCTGGGAGGTGGCGAGGCTCGTCCACGAGCTGGCCCCGGATGTGAAGGCAGTGGATGTTATGGTTACCGTGCCGGAGGTGCTGAGGACCACTAACAAGGTGCTCCACGCCAGGCAGCTGCTGCTGCGCTACAACATACTCTTCCTACCGGTGCTCGACGAGGAGGGGAGGCTTGTGGGATACGTAACCGCCGACGAGGTTGCCGACGCCTTCCTAGCCTTCCACGACATAGTGCCGGAGAAGTACCGCAAGGAGCGTATAGAGCACCTGCTGGTGGACGACATAATAAGGCTGAGGCCGCCCACGGTGTCCCCGGACAGCAGCGTGGCTGAGGCTCTCGAGAAGATGGAGGCTAAGAAGTCTAAGGGGGCCGTGGTCGTGCACGAGGGCAGGCTGGTGGGCATAATTACTCTGAACGAGCTCGTAAAGCTCGTGGCTTCCAGGGGCCGCTAG
- a CDS encoding Mut7-C RNAse domain-containing protein yields MAPRLEARLRAARFIVDSMLGNLARWLRMMGCDTLYARGWHDSRILEEAEKSRRIIVTRDRGLYNRARRRGLEAVLVGEDLARALALISLRYGVPLEVDPGRSRCPVCNSPLRLASREEVRGRVPPRVYESYTEFWVCTGCGQVYWRGGHWRGIERTLGEARRWAERLRESRRR; encoded by the coding sequence TTGGCGCCAAGGCTCGAGGCGAGGCTAAGGGCCGCCAGGTTCATAGTGGACTCTATGCTGGGGAACCTGGCCCGCTGGCTCCGCATGATGGGCTGCGACACGCTGTACGCCAGGGGCTGGCACGACTCCAGGATACTCGAGGAGGCCGAGAAGAGCCGCCGAATAATAGTGACGAGGGACCGCGGGCTCTACAACCGTGCCAGGCGCCGGGGCCTCGAAGCCGTGCTGGTGGGCGAGGACCTGGCCAGGGCGCTGGCCCTGATAAGCCTGCGCTACGGCGTCCCTCTGGAGGTAGACCCGGGGAGGAGCAGGTGCCCCGTCTGCAACAGCCCCCTGCGGCTGGCCTCCAGGGAGGAGGTCAGGGGGAGGGTGCCGCCGAGGGTTTACGAGTCCTACACCGAGTTCTGGGTCTGCACGGGCTGCGGCCAGGTCTACTGGAGGGGCGGCCACTGGAGAGGGATAGAGAGGACGCTCGGGGAGGCGAGGCGCTGGGCCGAGAGGCTCAGGGAGAGCAGGCGGCGGTGA
- a CDS encoding VTT domain-containing protein — protein MLTAGYGAAIGAFLTAFVSNAIPYMTVPYLVVIAGYGAALNSVYEKILVALAGGLGAGLGKVVVYMLGRGVHQVLPERARENVELFAHVFSKGMFIAIFLFAALPLPDDVLYIPVGVAGYNPLLFFIAVTLGKIIITSLAVLLGNVVASLTGSEGGFNPETIAGLIVASIIVSIVIVRMNWNKIIEVYDEKGVIPAFIEMIKQAFLALLPVRSPAWGGRPPRRSTR, from the coding sequence TTGCTGACGGCGGGTTACGGCGCAGCAATCGGCGCCTTCCTGACAGCGTTCGTAAGCAACGCCATCCCGTACATGACTGTGCCCTACCTAGTGGTTATAGCCGGCTACGGCGCCGCCCTCAACAGCGTCTACGAGAAGATCCTCGTCGCCCTCGCCGGCGGGCTGGGGGCCGGCCTGGGCAAGGTCGTAGTCTACATGCTCGGCCGCGGCGTCCACCAGGTGCTCCCCGAGCGGGCGCGGGAGAACGTGGAGCTGTTCGCCCATGTCTTCAGCAAGGGCATGTTTATAGCCATATTCCTCTTTGCCGCCCTCCCGCTCCCCGATGACGTGCTCTACATACCCGTCGGCGTGGCCGGCTACAACCCTCTCCTCTTCTTCATAGCTGTGACGCTGGGCAAGATAATCATAACGTCGCTGGCCGTCCTCCTCGGCAACGTGGTGGCCTCACTCACGGGCTCCGAGGGGGGCTTCAACCCCGAGACAATAGCCGGGCTCATAGTGGCCAGCATAATAGTGTCGATAGTCATAGTGAGGATGAACTGGAATAAGATAATAGAAGTCTATGACGAGAAGGGCGTGATACCCGCGTTCATAGAGATGATCAAGCAGGCCTTCCTAGCCCTACTCCCGGTCCGCAGCCCGGCATGGGGAGGGCGGCCGCCTAGGCGGTCCACAAGGTAG
- a CDS encoding GNAT family N-acetyltransferase: MPRVGVSTALRGWLDELRASGYRGLALVHSASPVYAAGLLARLLGESYSHVTCIAPGEYRPLLRGDCERLESPGAIDRLLGTENDAVVLLIPRLLRPNLLAAAAETVRGGGVLALALPPPEEWSPGGAGTGAYRRYLLNRLAAARSIFWADYDRGIVYREALPGGRARGPPGPQGYQARSPVHRRLLEAAATLDQARALDEIVLHFRSRGRSVLVTGDRGRGKSGLLGLAAAYLAASRMVGFVPVTAPRPEAVQSLFRVLDEALDRLGARHWRVERGGLVLGVAGPWFHFRYHTPDRVEPGAFTIVDEAAALRPLRLRRIASRSPRLLAATTIHGYEGSGRVLARMVEEILPEPRLVVRLEHPVRYPPGDPLEEWVYETFLLRAEPGEPPPWPPARLEPVELDRMRLADDYEALRLVYGLLVQAHYRNEPDDLALILDAPHHRLYALLADGTPVAVADASLESWDTAYEARIMPDLLAQSSPLAEKARGVRIVRIAVHPSLQRRGLGSTLLRYIEERAREVGADWLGAVFGRPGVLGFWRRNGFQAVYVSPLPSRATGEHNIAVAKPLTSLGRELVLTAARDLLRRLLLAGHSLYRGLPVEAYVELLQGSPGLAQDALADPSPAQRRRLELALKGVLDVEAVLDALWLLLVNHLLRRGGLWGTPLEQRERLVLAARVLQGKTMSDIVAGLRIPLQEARRALRRALELLAGPAQSGEPG, from the coding sequence GTGCCGCGTGTAGGCGTCTCAACGGCGCTCCGCGGCTGGCTGGATGAGCTGCGGGCCAGCGGCTACCGGGGCCTCGCCCTAGTCCACTCCGCCTCCCCGGTCTACGCGGCCGGGCTCCTGGCCAGGCTGCTTGGGGAGAGCTACAGCCACGTCACCTGCATCGCCCCGGGGGAGTACCGCCCCCTCCTCCGCGGCGACTGCGAGAGGCTCGAGAGCCCCGGGGCCATAGACAGGCTGCTGGGCACCGAGAACGATGCAGTGGTGCTCCTCATCCCAAGGCTGCTCCGCCCCAACCTCCTCGCAGCCGCGGCCGAGACGGTGCGCGGGGGAGGGGTGCTGGCCCTGGCGCTCCCGCCGCCCGAGGAGTGGAGCCCCGGGGGCGCGGGCACCGGGGCCTACCGCCGCTACCTCCTCAACCGGCTGGCCGCGGCCAGGTCCATATTCTGGGCCGACTACGACAGGGGCATAGTCTACCGCGAGGCCCTGCCCGGCGGCCGCGCCCGGGGGCCGCCGGGGCCCCAGGGCTACCAGGCGAGGAGCCCAGTCCACCGCAGGCTCCTAGAGGCGGCGGCGACCCTCGACCAGGCCCGGGCGCTGGACGAGATAGTCCTCCACTTCCGCTCCCGCGGCAGGAGCGTCCTGGTCACCGGGGACAGGGGCCGCGGCAAGTCCGGGTTGCTGGGGCTGGCCGCGGCGTACCTGGCCGCCAGCAGGATGGTGGGCTTCGTCCCAGTCACCGCGCCCCGGCCGGAGGCGGTGCAGAGCCTCTTCAGGGTGCTCGACGAGGCGCTCGACCGGCTCGGGGCCAGGCACTGGAGGGTAGAGAGGGGAGGCCTCGTACTAGGCGTCGCGGGCCCCTGGTTCCACTTCCGCTACCACACCCCGGACAGGGTGGAGCCCGGCGCCTTCACGATAGTGGACGAGGCCGCGGCGCTGAGGCCGCTCCGGCTCCGCCGCATAGCCTCCAGGAGCCCGAGGCTGCTAGCAGCCACAACGATACACGGCTACGAGGGCAGCGGCAGGGTGCTCGCCAGGATGGTGGAGGAGATCCTCCCCGAGCCCAGGCTGGTGGTGAGGCTCGAGCACCCCGTCCGCTACCCGCCGGGGGACCCGCTGGAGGAGTGGGTCTACGAGACCTTCCTCCTCCGCGCCGAGCCCGGCGAGCCCCCGCCCTGGCCCCCGGCCAGGCTGGAGCCGGTGGAGCTTGACCGCATGAGGCTGGCCGACGACTATGAGGCGCTCAGGCTTGTCTACGGGCTGCTGGTGCAGGCCCACTACCGCAACGAGCCCGACGACCTAGCGTTGATCCTCGACGCGCCCCACCACAGGCTCTACGCCCTCCTCGCCGACGGCACCCCGGTGGCTGTTGCCGACGCCTCGCTGGAGAGCTGGGACACTGCCTACGAGGCGAGGATAATGCCAGACCTCCTGGCCCAGTCGAGCCCCCTGGCCGAGAAGGCCCGGGGGGTCAGGATAGTGAGGATAGCCGTCCACCCCAGTCTCCAGCGCCGGGGGCTCGGCTCCACGCTGCTCCGCTACATAGAGGAGAGGGCGAGGGAGGTGGGCGCCGACTGGCTGGGCGCGGTCTTCGGCCGGCCCGGTGTCCTAGGCTTCTGGAGGCGTAACGGGTTCCAGGCAGTCTACGTCTCACCCCTCCCCAGCAGGGCGACCGGCGAGCACAACATAGCGGTGGCGAAGCCCCTCACCAGCCTGGGCAGGGAGCTGGTGCTCACGGCGGCGAGGGACCTGCTCCGCCGCCTCCTCCTGGCGGGCCACAGCCTCTACCGCGGCCTCCCCGTCGAGGCCTACGTGGAGCTGCTCCAGGGCTCCCCCGGGCTGGCCCAGGACGCCCTCGCAGACCCTAGCCCGGCGCAGCGCCGCCGGCTAGAGCTCGCCCTCAAGGGGGTGCTGGATGTGGAGGCCGTGCTCGACGCCCTCTGGCTCCTCCTGGTCAACCACCTGCTCCGCCGCGGGGGCCTCTGGGGCACCCCGCTGGAGCAGCGGGAGCGCCTAGTCCTGGCGGCCAGGGTGCTGCAGGGGAAGACCATGAGCGACATAGTGGCGGGGCTGCGCATCCCCCTGCAGGAGGCCAGGAGGGCCCTGCGCAGGGCCCTGGAGCTGCTCGCGGGCCCCGCCCAGAGCGGGGAGCCGGGCTAG
- a CDS encoding M42 family metallopeptidase, which translates to MAAEAEEFFRLLKRLADAFGVSGYEDEARGIVVDELREAADELRVDRLGNVIAVKRGERGGIRMLWDSHMDEIGFFVRDIDEKGFIYLSPVGGWSERVLPGQRVRIRTDDGRIIRGVVGVKPPHLMKPEERDKVIPLDQLFVDIGASSREEAERAGVRIGSPVDLDREATMLLGDRVTGKAFDNRVGVAVLIKAFKEIDGFEPTVYLVVAVQEEVGLKGARVAAQQIQPDAAIAVDVTTANDVPGVAPRDRVAVVGGGPALTVADGRGASGLIAHPKMLRLLIETARSEGIPYQLSILPGGTTDAAAIALAGEGVPSAVVSVPTRYIHSPVELLSLRDALYTARLVKAATRRMTREWYEREILWGARLKP; encoded by the coding sequence GTGGCGGCTGAGGCGGAGGAGTTCTTCAGGCTCCTCAAGAGGCTTGCAGACGCCTTCGGGGTCTCGGGCTACGAGGACGAGGCACGCGGGATAGTGGTCGACGAGCTCCGGGAGGCTGCCGACGAGCTCCGCGTGGACAGGCTGGGCAACGTCATAGCCGTGAAGAGGGGGGAGCGTGGAGGCATCAGGATGCTCTGGGACAGCCACATGGACGAGATAGGCTTCTTCGTGAGGGATATAGACGAGAAGGGCTTCATCTACCTCTCCCCCGTCGGCGGGTGGAGCGAGCGGGTCCTCCCCGGCCAGAGGGTGAGGATACGCACCGACGACGGGAGGATAATCCGCGGCGTGGTGGGGGTCAAGCCGCCCCACCTGATGAAGCCCGAGGAGAGGGATAAGGTCATCCCGCTCGACCAGCTCTTCGTGGACATAGGGGCCTCGAGCAGGGAGGAGGCGGAGAGGGCTGGCGTGAGGATAGGTAGCCCCGTCGACCTCGACCGGGAGGCCACCATGCTCCTGGGGGACAGGGTCACGGGGAAGGCGTTCGACAACAGGGTCGGCGTGGCCGTGCTGATCAAAGCCTTCAAGGAGATAGACGGGTTCGAGCCCACAGTCTACCTCGTGGTGGCGGTGCAGGAGGAGGTGGGGCTCAAGGGCGCCCGGGTGGCGGCGCAGCAGATACAGCCCGACGCCGCTATAGCGGTTGACGTCACCACCGCCAACGACGTGCCTGGAGTGGCGCCGAGAGACCGGGTGGCGGTGGTGGGGGGAGGCCCGGCGCTCACCGTGGCCGACGGCCGCGGCGCCTCCGGGCTGATAGCCCACCCTAAGATGCTCCGCCTCCTAATCGAGACCGCCAGGAGCGAGGGGATACCCTACCAGCTCAGCATACTCCCCGGCGGCACCACCGACGCTGCGGCGATAGCGCTGGCCGGCGAGGGCGTGCCCAGCGCCGTAGTCTCCGTGCCGACCAGGTACATCCACAGCCCAGTGGAGCTGCTGAGCCTCCGCGACGCCCTGTACACGGCCCGCCTGGTGAAGGCCGCTACGAGGAGAATGACGCGGGAGTGGTATGAGCGCGAGATACTCTGGGGGGCTAGGCTCAAGCCCTAG